In Tribolium castaneum strain GA2 chromosome 4, icTriCast1.1, whole genome shotgun sequence, one DNA window encodes the following:
- the Snx3 gene encoding sorting nexin-12 codes for MMAESDATVEATRRLNVKKQTLDDAYAAPANFLEIDVVNPVTTIGVGKKRYTDYEVKMRTNLPVFKVKESSVRRRYSDFEWLRNELERDSKIVVPPLPGKAWKRQLPFRGDDGIFEEDFIEERRKGLEVFINKIAGHPLAQNERCLHMFLQEPHIDKNYVPGKIRNT; via the exons ATGATGGCCGAATCGGATGCAACGGTAGAAGCCACACGACGTCTCAATGTAAAAAAGCAGACTTTAGACGACGCTTATGCCGCCCCGGCGAATTTCCTTGAAATCGACGTTGTAAATCCCGTAACGACCATCGGTGTTGGCAAAAAACGTTACACGGATTACGAAGTCAAAATGAGA aCTAACTTGCCAGTTTTTAAAGTCAAAGAGTCCAGCGTTAGGCGGAGGTACAGCGATTTTGAGTGGCTGAGGAATGAACTGGAGAGGGACAGTAAAATTGTGGTACCTCCCTTGCCAGGGAAGGCCTGGAAAAGGCAGTTGCCGTTTAGGGGAGATGATGGAATATTTGAGGAAGACTTTATTGAGGAGAGGAGAAAAGGCTTGGAAGTCTTTATTAATAA GATTGCGGGTCATCCCTTAGCCCAAAACGAGCGTTGTTTACACATGTTTTTGCAAGAGCCTcacattgacaaaaattacgtTCCCGGAAAAATTCGCAATACGTAA
- the rump gene encoding myelin expression factor 2, with amino-acid sequence MGDRDSSVEKDRSRERSRRERPSRFSEASRERSLDRGRERGGMKSSNCRVYVSNIPYEYRWQDLKDLFRSQVGDVQFVELFVDDNDKSRGCGIVEFSDPGSVKKCLEVMQRFEVKTRKLIIKEDAGNIRDKHGNIIGGSGSKRGRDENRYRDERYDSQQSLSNRSGPEVPENKWGNTYGLSPHFLESLRIETPLCNRVFVANLEYNVDKKKLKEVFRLAGRIVRVDLHTDKDGRSRGFAIIEYDHPVEAVQAISMFHNQVLYDRPMSVRIDRANETLKLPEGLKGIGMGLGTNGEPLRDVARNLPSTSSSSQPSNPGAGLLGAVPNQALQMANALTGLTGSAFGSLGTNSSVLQAANLAGMSGLLSGSLSNADLSLASNLVSNPLVQNSTPLAALGGSGGSGNLPQSLTSNNSNSQSFSRESNSFGSNQNSNFGQSQSYSSSGRNFPNYETKSSTGAGYSFGGGSRDGYGSLSGSLGNLGGTGQLLRNQNSASNVKDGGGFSRKVLVSNLPASASYKMLSEKFNEFGDVQHIEEKGTGTMLIVYSADWQAERAIKNLDRARIDGRTIEARLFF; translated from the exons ATGGGCGACCGCGACTCTTCGGTGGAGAAGGACCGGTCCCGGGAGCGTTCCCGGCGCGAGCGCCCCAGCCGCTTCTCGGAGGCAAGCAGAGAGCGGAGCCTGGACCGAGGCCGCGAAAGGGGCGGCATGAAGTCCTCCAACTGCCGAGTGTACGTATCAAACATTCCTTACGAATACCGTTGGCAAGACTTGAAAGATCTGTTTCGGAGTCAAGTCGGTGATGTCCAGTTTGTTGAGTTGTTTGTCGATGATAACGACAAGTCCCGAGGTTGTGGCATCGTTGAGTTTTCTGATCCTGGTAGTGTTAAGAAATGTCTCGAGGTGATGCAGCGGTTTGAGGTCAAAACTCGTAAGCTTATTATTAAGGAAGACGCCGGTAACATCCGCGATAAGCATGGCAACATCATCGGGGGATCGGGCAGCAAAAGGGGCCGAGACGAGAATCGCTACCGAGACGAGCGGTACGATTCTCAGCAGAGTTTGTCGAATCGGTCGGGGCCTGAGGTGCCCGAAAATAAATGGGGCAATACTTATGGGCTTAGCCCGCACTTCTTAGAGTCTCTTCGAATTGAAACTCCGCTTTGTAATCGAGTTTTTGTCGCAAAT TTGGAATATAACGttgataagaaaaaattaaaggaagtTTTTCGCTTGGCTGGTCGCATCGTGCGCGTCGATTTGCATACAGATAAAGACGGTCGGAGTCGAGGTTTCGCCATTATCGAATACGACCATCCAGTCGAAGCAGTTCAAGCAATTTCAATGTTCCACAATCAGGTTTTGTACGATCGTCCAATGAGCGTTCGAATCGATCGCGCCAacgaaacattaaaattaccCGAAGGTCTGAAAGGTATCGGTATGGGTCTGGGCACAAACGGCGAGCCGTTGCGCGACGTCGCTCGCAACCTACCCTCGACCAGCAGCAGTTCGCAGCCGTCGAATCCCGGCGCGGGTCTTCTGGGGGCTGTGCCGAATCAGGCGCTGCAGATGGCGAACGCGTTGACCGGCCTGACCGGCTCCGCTTTCGGCAGCTTGGGCACCAATTCTTCGGTGCTTCAAGCGGCCAATCTCGCCGGAATGAGCGGCCTCTTGAGCGGTAGTCTGAGCAACGCCGATCTGTCTTTGGCGAGTAATCTCGTTTCGAATCCTCTGGTGCAGAATAGTACTCCACTGGCGGCGTTGGGCGGCTCAGGCGGTTCGGGAAATTTGCCCCAAAGTCTCACTAGTAACAATTCGAACTCGCAGTCGTTTTCGCGAGAGAGCAATTCGTTCGGGAGTAATCAGAACAGTAATTTTGGTCAGAGTCAGAGCTACAGTAGTAGCGGGAGGaattttccaaattatgaGACTAAAAGCTCGACAGGGGCAGGTTATAGCTTCGGTGGAGGAAGTAGGGACGGGTACGGATCTTTGAGTGGTTCTCTTGGAAATTTGGGAGGTACTGGACAGTTGTTGCGAAATCAGAATTCGGCAAGCAACGTTAAAGACGGCGGCGGATTTTCCCGAAAAGTTTTGGTTTCGAAT TTGCCGGCATCAGCAAGCTACAAAATGTTGAGTGAGAAATTTAACGAGTTCGGCGATGTGCAACATATTGAAGAGAAGGGGACCGGCACTATGCTTATCGTTTATTCGGCTGATTGGCAGGCTGAAAGGGCAATTA aaaatttggATCGTGCTCGTATTGACGGAAGGACCATCGAGGCGCGCTTGTTCTTTTAA